CGCCGGATCGCATGAAGTCTAATTTGATGCCAACGATCTGCCGAGCGGCGTGTATCTCGCGAGGCTCTCCGTAGGCGAGTTCGTACAGACAAAGAGAATGCTGCTCATTCGGTAGTTCCGCACGGCAGTGCGACAGGGAGTAGAATTTCGGAGAAAACGTTGAGTGACCGGGCCGAACCCAGCCTTGAAGACCGCTATCTCTCGATGACCGAGCGAGACGGATCGCTGGTTCACGAGCGCACCGACGCGCTGCGCTGGGACGCGGAACGCGACATCGTGACGGCCCGCTACGGCTTTGCCATCCGCACGCTGAAACGAGCGGGGGCGAAAACCGTGCTCGACATGGCCAGCGGTTTGGGTTACGGTACGTGGCTCTTGTGGCGGGCCGGTTTCGCCGTGAAAGGCGTTGAACTGTCCGAAGATGCGCTGCCGGTTGCCCGCGCCCGTTACCCGTGGCTGACTTTCGAGCAAGGCAACATTCTGTCGTTCGAACATGAGCCGGTGGACGGTCTGGTGGCCTGTGACGTGATCGAGCACCTCTCCGACGGGCGCGCGTTTTGGGCGGCGATGGAAAGGCTCTTGAAACCGGGCGGGATTCTGGTGGTGACCACGCCGCGCGGCAGCGATTCACGGCCGCCGACCAATCCGTTTCACGTGCATGAATACACGCTCGCGGAATTCCGCCGCCTGCTGCCCGCTGTGCCGGTGCGGACCTTGGTGACGAGCCTCATCAAGCCCGCGCGGTTCTGGATCGCGCTGTTGGGCAACGAACGCTACCAAAGAATGAACTACCGGCTGTCGCGCTGCTTTCCGTTCCATTATTTACCCGCGTACGCCAAGACCTTCGCACTGGCCATTCGAAAGGAAGATTTGCAAAGCGCATTGCGGAGTTGGTCCGAATGAGGATAAGTTGCGCGACT
The sequence above is a segment of the bacterium genome. Coding sequences within it:
- a CDS encoding methyltransferase domain-containing protein; protein product: MSDRAEPSLEDRYLSMTERDGSLVHERTDALRWDAERDIVTARYGFAIRTLKRAGAKTVLDMASGLGYGTWLLWRAGFAVKGVELSEDALPVARARYPWLTFEQGNILSFEHEPVDGLVACDVIEHLSDGRAFWAAMERLLKPGGILVVTTPRGSDSRPPTNPFHVHEYTLAEFRRLLPAVPVRTLVTSLIKPARFWIALLGNERYQRMNYRLSRCFPFHYLPAYAKTFALAIRKEDLQSALRSWSE